A stretch of the bacterium genome encodes the following:
- the rplT gene encoding 50S ribosomal protein L20, with amino-acid sequence MARVKRGVTRKLSHKKVLKSTKGYRGAKNRLFRVAKEASMHAGAYAYAGRRLRRRDFRTSWISTISAALTETQTNYSNFLKALKEAKVELDRKTLANIAANDPSTFKKVVEKVLGK; translated from the coding sequence ATGGCTAGAGTAAAAAGAGGAGTAACACGAAAATTAAGTCACAAGAAGGTCCTCAAATCGACCAAAGGTTATCGTGGGGCAAAAAATAGACTTTTTAGAGTTGCCAAGGAAGCTTCGATGCACGCTGGAGCGTACGCCTACGCCGGAAGAAGACTGAGAAGACGCGATTTTCGTACTAGTTGGATTAGCACTATTAGCGCTGCCTTGACTGAAACACAAACCAACTACTCGAACTTTTTAAAAGCTCTTAAAGAGGCCAAAGTGGAGCTTGACCGAAAAACTTTGGCTAATATTGCTGCCAACGATCCGAGTACTTTCAAAAAAGTGGTCGAAAAAGTTTTAGGCAAATAA
- a CDS encoding ATP-dependent Clp protease proteolytic subunit — translation MDLVPMVIKRDPAGERAYDIYSRLLEERIIFMSGPITDESADIIIAQLLYLENDNSEKDISIYINSPGGYVHSTLAIYDTMKFVRPDIQTVCVGMAASGAAVVMAGGTKGKRYALPNSRIMIHQPLTEISGQATDIKIHAEEILKMKKKLNNILASETGQSFEKVEFDTERDFFMGAAEAKKYGIVDQIIDSKKSFKSLKADPEKDLVGIKP, via the coding sequence ATGGATTTAGTACCGATGGTTATAAAAAGAGACCCGGCCGGTGAGCGGGCTTATGATATTTACAGCCGACTCTTGGAAGAGAGGATTATTTTTATGTCTGGGCCGATCACTGATGAGTCAGCTGACATTATCATTGCCCAGCTTTTGTATCTCGAAAACGATAATTCCGAGAAGGACATTTCAATTTATATAAATTCCCCAGGAGGCTATGTCCACTCAACTTTGGCAATTTATGACACCATGAAATTTGTCCGTCCGGATATTCAAACTGTTTGTGTTGGTATGGCTGCCTCCGGGGCAGCCGTGGTCATGGCAGGCGGAACGAAAGGAAAGCGCTATGCGCTACCAAACTCACGAATTATGATCCACCAGCCTCTGACGGAAATTTCAGGCCAAGCAACCGATATTAAAATTCACGCTGAAGAAATTTTGAAAATGAAGAAGAAACTCAACAATATACTTGCTTCTGAAACAGGACAAAGCTTTGAAAAAGTGGAGTTTGATACTGAAAGAGACTTTTTCATGGGGGCCGCAGAAGCCAAAAAATACGGAATTGTCGACCAAATAATTGATTCCAAGAAATCCTTTAAGTCTTTAAAAGCTGATCCAGAGAAAGATCTAGTCGGAATTAAACCTTAG
- the thrS gene encoding threonine--tRNA ligase, producing the protein MKNYSQLEKMRHSTAHLLAAAVLELWPDTKLGIGPVIEDGFYYDFDFEKAITESDLEKIEKKMLDIKKRNLNFTRAEKTVTEAIKFNEKISQPYKVELTKELKDKGEKKVSFYETGNFIDLCEGPHLENSKQIGSFKLTSLAGAYWRGNEKNKQLTRVYGTVWTDDKELKAYLTRLQEAKKRDHRLLGKELGLFVNSDLVGKGLPMLTGKGATLRRVLERFIVDEEIKRGYEHVLTPPLAKVELYKTSGHYPYYKETMYPVMKVDEEELILRPMTCPHHFMLYKAGLRSYRDLPLRLAEISPQFRYEKSGELSGLMRVRTFTLSDAHIFVAPEGAKNEIKKVLDLIDFVNSTLGLEKGKDYRYRLSLGDRGEESKYFKDDVAWEKAEKTLREVLQETKAPFFEAENEAAFYGPKIDVQIKNVLGKEETAFTVQYDFVMPRRFNLEYIDEKGKAQQPIVIHRSSVGALERTMAFLIEHYGGDFPLWLAPIQVELIPIAERHLEYAEKVKGHLQDSSLRVEVNSKNETMQAKIREAELQKIPYLFVLGDREQAQQTVSVRSKGSKELKVLTISEAATQLQKEVSERK; encoded by the coding sequence ATGAAAAATTATAGCCAGCTAGAAAAGATGCGTCATTCCACTGCTCACCTCTTGGCTGCAGCCGTGCTCGAGCTTTGGCCAGACACCAAGCTTGGTATTGGGCCGGTAATTGAAGACGGTTTTTACTATGATTTTGACTTTGAAAAGGCTATTACAGAGTCTGATTTGGAAAAGATAGAAAAGAAAATGCTAGACATTAAAAAAAGAAATTTAAATTTCACTCGCGCTGAAAAAACTGTCACTGAAGCTATTAAATTTAACGAAAAAATTTCCCAACCTTATAAAGTCGAACTGACCAAGGAGCTCAAAGACAAGGGTGAGAAGAAAGTTTCTTTTTATGAGACGGGAAACTTCATTGATCTCTGCGAGGGTCCCCACCTAGAAAACAGCAAACAAATAGGGAGTTTTAAACTCACCTCACTCGCCGGCGCCTATTGGCGTGGTAATGAAAAAAATAAACAATTAACACGGGTCTACGGCACCGTCTGGACAGATGATAAAGAACTGAAAGCTTACTTGACTCGGCTCCAGGAGGCCAAAAAACGAGACCATCGGCTCCTTGGCAAGGAGCTCGGCCTGTTTGTTAATTCCGATCTGGTTGGCAAGGGTTTGCCAATGCTGACGGGCAAGGGGGCAACTCTGCGTCGCGTTCTCGAACGCTTCATTGTAGATGAAGAAATAAAAAGAGGCTACGAACACGTGCTGACTCCACCTTTGGCTAAAGTTGAACTCTACAAAACTAGCGGCCACTACCCCTACTACAAAGAAACGATGTACCCAGTCATGAAAGTGGATGAAGAGGAGTTGATTTTGCGACCGATGACCTGTCCACATCATTTCATGCTCTATAAAGCAGGGCTGCGTAGCTACCGTGACTTGCCTTTGCGCTTAGCCGAAATCTCTCCCCAATTTCGCTACGAAAAGAGCGGGGAACTTTCGGGTTTGATGAGAGTCAGAACTTTTACCCTTTCCGATGCCCATATTTTTGTTGCTCCCGAGGGGGCTAAGAATGAGATTAAAAAGGTTTTGGACTTAATCGATTTTGTGAACTCTACTTTAGGTTTGGAGAAAGGCAAAGACTACCGCTACCGCCTTTCCTTGGGAGATAGAGGGGAGGAGAGCAAATATTTCAAGGACGATGTAGCCTGGGAAAAAGCGGAAAAAACACTGCGCGAAGTTTTACAAGAAACGAAAGCACCTTTTTTTGAAGCTGAAAACGAGGCTGCTTTTTATGGGCCGAAGATCGATGTCCAGATAAAGAATGTCTTAGGTAAAGAAGAAACTGCCTTCACTGTCCAGTACGATTTTGTTATGCCTAGACGTTTCAATCTCGAGTATATTGACGAAAAAGGGAAAGCCCAGCAACCGATTGTCATTCACCGCTCTTCAGTTGGGGCTTTAGAAAGAACCATGGCTTTTCTGATTGAGCACTACGGTGGAGACTTTCCTCTTTGGCTTGCTCCAATCCAAGTTGAGCTAATTCCAATTGCCGAAAGGCATCTTGAGTACGCGGAAAAAGTAAAAGGGCATCTCCAAGACTCTAGCCTGCGAGTCGAGGTCAACTCTAAGAACGAAACCATGCAAGCAAAAATCCGAGAAGCAGAGCTACAAAAAATCCCTTATCTTTTTGTCTTGGGAGACCGGGAGCAGGCTCAACAAACTGTTTCAGTTCGCAGCAAAGGCTCCAAAGAACTTAAAGTTTTAACAATTTCTGAAGCCGCCACCCAACTGCAAAAAGAAGTTTCGGAACGAAAATAA
- the pheT gene encoding phenylalanine--tRNA ligase subunit beta, which yields MLAPLSWLKEYTKITTSPEKLAEKLLLSGTKVEEIQKANGETVFNLEITSNRPDTLSIYGVAREIAVVTKQDLLALETEFLLPPKKLGAAPSLKILDKKLCPYYTYGLIENISIGPSPTWLAERLKLVGIRPLNNVVDVTNYVMHETGQPMHAFDFDKVEGEIFLRAAKEGESVKTLDGIERKLKAGSIIIEDSKKLIDLAGIMGGENSEIDEGTKRVFLHVPIYDPVAIRRTSQNLGLRTEASNRFEKKLDPAGHLRAFERAVKLLNETTGATLASEPKSLVPEKETKISFNLLEVEKNLGIEIKTTAIVNILSSLGFQVSEDPFKEETLNVIVPSWRTDIEQSIDLVEEIGRIWGYNFFPKALPRGEPPTHPDAFEFDWEGCLVERFKASGYNQTMTYTLLSPSKLKQAKFDLSEVLKVDNPMSEDFEYLRPSLLPELFAAVEKNQRSEKEISFFEIGRVFASGEALPNQPKILSFVTTNSFLKAKGALKDLLNNAGQSTERLTKDGIFSSKVSFEIGKMLVSEVGSVNADILKNFEIGSPLIGGTVYLENLARLPFSYHYEALEKFPPIIEDLSMFISKEVPAGEVLKVIRSNNLIKEVEVFDIFEEKERKSVAVRITYQAKDRTLTDQEVSKVRKQLSRKLEKSLQAKIRTS from the coding sequence ATGTTGGCTCCACTTTCTTGGCTTAAGGAATATACAAAAATCACAACTTCTCCGGAAAAACTTGCCGAGAAGCTTCTTCTTTCTGGTACTAAGGTTGAGGAGATTCAAAAGGCAAACGGGGAAACTGTTTTCAATCTGGAAATAACTTCCAATCGCCCTGACACCCTCTCAATTTACGGTGTTGCACGAGAGATTGCAGTCGTAACCAAGCAGGACTTGCTAGCCCTAGAAACAGAATTCTTGCTACCTCCCAAAAAACTTGGTGCTGCGCCCAGCTTAAAAATTTTGGACAAAAAACTCTGTCCTTACTATACTTATGGGCTGATCGAAAACATCTCCATTGGGCCTTCTCCAACCTGGCTTGCAGAAAGACTGAAACTAGTCGGAATACGCCCACTCAACAATGTCGTTGATGTGACCAACTACGTCATGCACGAAACTGGCCAGCCCATGCACGCTTTTGATTTCGATAAAGTTGAAGGAGAGATTTTTCTGCGAGCTGCCAAAGAAGGGGAAAGCGTCAAAACTCTAGATGGAATCGAAAGGAAACTAAAGGCAGGCTCAATAATCATTGAGGATTCGAAAAAGCTGATTGATTTGGCTGGCATCATGGGTGGTGAAAACTCTGAAATTGATGAAGGGACGAAGCGGGTTTTTCTGCACGTTCCAATTTATGATCCTGTTGCAATCCGCCGTACCAGTCAAAACCTAGGTCTGCGCACTGAAGCTTCCAATCGTTTTGAAAAAAAACTTGATCCAGCAGGGCACCTAAGAGCTTTTGAGAGAGCGGTCAAGCTCTTAAACGAAACCACAGGCGCAACTTTGGCAAGCGAGCCGAAAAGCCTTGTCCCTGAGAAGGAAACAAAAATCAGCTTTAATTTACTTGAGGTAGAAAAGAACTTGGGAATTGAGATTAAAACGACTGCTATAGTCAATATTCTCTCTTCACTGGGTTTTCAAGTCAGTGAAGACCCTTTCAAAGAGGAGACTTTAAATGTAATTGTTCCGAGCTGGCGCACTGATATTGAGCAAAGTATTGATTTGGTCGAAGAGATAGGCCGAATTTGGGGTTACAATTTCTTTCCCAAAGCTCTACCTAGAGGAGAGCCTCCAACACACCCCGACGCTTTCGAATTCGACTGGGAAGGCTGTTTAGTAGAAAGGTTTAAGGCCTCTGGATACAACCAAACTATGACCTACACACTTTTAAGCCCTTCTAAGCTCAAGCAAGCAAAATTTGACCTCTCGGAAGTCTTAAAGGTAGATAATCCCATGAGTGAGGACTTTGAATATCTGCGTCCGAGTCTATTGCCGGAGCTGTTCGCTGCGGTCGAGAAAAACCAGCGCAGTGAAAAGGAAATTTCTTTTTTTGAGATTGGGCGCGTTTTTGCTTCTGGAGAGGCTTTGCCAAACCAACCTAAGATCTTAAGTTTCGTCACCACCAATTCTTTTCTAAAAGCAAAAGGCGCCCTAAAAGATCTCCTCAACAACGCGGGTCAGTCCACCGAGAGGTTGACCAAGGACGGCATTTTTAGTTCCAAAGTAAGCTTCGAAATCGGCAAGATGCTTGTGTCTGAGGTGGGCTCGGTCAATGCAGACATTTTGAAAAACTTTGAAATCGGCTCACCCCTGATTGGAGGCACCGTTTACCTGGAAAATTTGGCACGACTGCCGTTCTCCTATCATTATGAAGCTTTGGAAAAATTCCCGCCGATCATTGAGGACCTTTCAATGTTTATTAGCAAGGAGGTACCGGCAGGAGAAGTTCTTAAAGTAATCCGTAGCAACAACCTAATCAAAGAAGTAGAAGTTTTTGATATTTTTGAAGAAAAAGAAAGAAAATCTGTTGCAGTTCGGATCACTTACCAAGCCAAAGATAGAACCCTAACTGATCAGGAGGTAAGTAAAGTAAGAAAGCAACTCAGTAGAAAACTGGAAAAATCTCTTCAGGCCAAAATCCGGACTTCTTAG
- a CDS encoding phenylalanine--tRNA ligase subunit alpha: protein MSLDKIKKEFFAELELANSVEEIEKLRVKFLGRKQGLLTDLFKEIPKLSLAEKRKLVPDLNKLKKEVEEALLQKESSPAAKVQKNKTSPISTFDPSLPGEKPKTGHSHPALLVIEEIKEIFKYLGFSWVDGPEVETDEYNFQKLRLHPDHPARDTQQTYYVGKNLLRTHTSSMQARYLERHKPPVRVLFPGRVYRREAIDATHLPGFLQLEGLLVDQNAKMTDLIGVLDFFARRLFGEETKIRVYGHHFPYTEPSIEVEVLYKGNKWLEILGAGMVHPEVIKNTGHDPKKYRGWAFGMGPERIAMLKYGIEDIRLFYSSDLRFLKQF from the coding sequence ATGTCTCTGGACAAAATAAAAAAGGAATTTTTCGCAGAACTTGAGCTTGCCAATTCGGTTGAAGAAATCGAGAAGCTACGAGTTAAATTTCTTGGTCGCAAGCAAGGCTTGCTTACTGACCTTTTCAAAGAAATTCCCAAACTTTCTCTGGCGGAAAAAAGAAAATTAGTTCCTGATCTTAACAAGTTAAAAAAAGAAGTAGAAGAGGCTCTTTTACAAAAGGAGTCTTCACCCGCAGCAAAGGTTCAAAAAAACAAAACTTCCCCTATCTCAACTTTTGACCCTAGTCTGCCGGGAGAAAAGCCAAAAACAGGGCATTCTCATCCCGCTTTGTTGGTAATTGAGGAAATTAAGGAAATTTTTAAATACTTGGGTTTCTCTTGGGTTGACGGACCAGAGGTAGAAACTGACGAGTACAATTTTCAAAAACTGCGTCTCCACCCCGACCATCCGGCTCGGGACACACAACAAACCTACTACGTTGGAAAAAACCTTTTGCGAACTCACACTTCATCAATGCAAGCCCGCTATTTAGAAAGGCACAAGCCACCGGTTCGGGTCCTCTTTCCCGGGCGGGTTTACCGTCGGGAAGCAATTGATGCAACTCACTTACCAGGTTTTTTGCAATTAGAAGGTCTACTAGTTGACCAAAATGCCAAAATGACTGATTTAATTGGGGTGTTGGATTTTTTTGCTCGCCGACTTTTTGGTGAAGAAACCAAAATTCGCGTTTACGGCCATCACTTTCCCTACACCGAGCCTTCGATTGAGGTTGAGGTTCTTTACAAAGGAAACAAATGGCTGGAGATATTAGGAGCAGGCATGGTTCATCCCGAAGTCATCAAAAATACCGGCCATGATCCCAAGAAATACCGTGGCTGGGCCTTTGGAATGGGTCCGGAACGCATTGCCATGCTCAAATACGGAATCGAGGACATTCGTTTGTTTTATAGTAGTGATTTGCGCTTTTTAAAGCAATTTTGA
- a CDS encoding DUF5668 domain-containing protein, giving the protein MKNRSKSSFAPFILIFLGAIFLLNNFGVLPWSLWFSLWRFWPVLLILIGVEIFIGRQVSFRTLIILFALIFLLPLALFLNPFGGNPLAKSKLTLNQNLATTVRAKITIDLPAVNLKIASLATDSAKLAGGQLTYSSTASAPTVARNEDQNTTYLNINQGSSNSIPFLGSIRNEAKIDLSPLVPLEILVKAAASNLDLNLEDLLAKKIDIQTAAVNLRIKYSSRSSKTMIRTGASSLNFEIPKDSATKILIKGGPKNISLPKDYFQKQGSSYVSSNFQNAKEKIEIDIEVGAGTISVRTY; this is encoded by the coding sequence ATGAAAAACAGAAGCAAATCAAGCTTTGCACCGTTCATTCTGATTTTTCTGGGAGCAATCTTTTTGCTCAACAATTTTGGCGTCCTGCCCTGGTCGCTTTGGTTTTCACTTTGGCGTTTTTGGCCAGTTCTTTTGATTCTCATTGGAGTTGAGATTTTTATCGGTAGGCAAGTTTCCTTTCGGACTTTAATTATTCTTTTTGCCTTGATTTTTCTCCTCCCCCTGGCTCTCTTTTTGAACCCTTTTGGAGGTAACCCTTTGGCAAAGAGCAAACTCACACTTAATCAAAACCTGGCGACTACAGTGCGAGCCAAAATCACAATCGATTTGCCGGCAGTCAATCTAAAAATCGCGTCTTTGGCGACTGATTCGGCCAAACTGGCCGGCGGACAGCTAACCTACAGTTCAACTGCATCTGCGCCCACGGTTGCGAGAAACGAAGACCAAAACACTACTTATCTCAATATCAACCAAGGTAGCAGCAATTCGATTCCTTTTCTTGGCTCAATTCGCAACGAAGCCAAAATAGACCTTTCACCTTTGGTCCCCCTAGAAATTTTGGTCAAGGCGGCAGCAAGCAATTTGGATCTAAATTTGGAAGACTTGCTCGCCAAAAAAATTGACATCCAAACCGCTGCTGTCAATTTAAGAATTAAATATTCTTCTAGGTCGAGTAAAACAATGATTAGGACCGGTGCTTCAAGCCTGAATTTTGAAATTCCAAAAGATAGTGCGACCAAAATTCTTATCAAGGGTGGACCAAAAAATATTTCTTTGCCAAAAGACTACTTTCAAAAGCAGGGTAGCAGCTATGTAAGTAGCAATTTTCAAAACGCTAAGGAGAAAATTGAAATAGACATTGAGGTTGGAGCAGGAACTATTTCTGTAAGAACTTACTAA
- a CDS encoding glutamine amidotransferase: MELTIGWLYPKQMSTYGDRGNILTLVKRSQWRKIKTKVKEINLGDDLEPNQVDLYFFGGGQDQAQIEVSKDLKKSKEGFLRSDLEKRKVFFSICGGYQLLSKFYRTADGVELEGLGFLDAFTLAGEKRMIGNIAVEVNPKLLHGTLVGFENHSGKTYLEKGTEPLGKVLIGSGNNGEDRLEGAWKNNTFGCYLHGPVLPKNPRFADLLLERALQGRYGSVELAPLDDSVETSTHDSAFQRTKQVSKL; this comes from the coding sequence ATGGAACTTACGATCGGCTGGCTTTATCCAAAACAAATGAGTACTTACGGGGATAGAGGCAATATCCTGACTTTGGTAAAAAGGTCCCAGTGGCGCAAGATCAAAACTAAAGTCAAGGAAATTAATCTTGGGGATGACCTAGAGCCAAATCAAGTTGATCTTTATTTCTTTGGGGGCGGCCAGGACCAAGCTCAAATTGAGGTTTCCAAAGACCTAAAAAAGAGCAAGGAAGGGTTTCTACGCTCTGATCTGGAGAAGAGGAAAGTCTTTTTTTCCATTTGTGGTGGTTATCAACTTCTGAGTAAATTTTATCGAACCGCTGATGGAGTTGAGCTTGAAGGGCTAGGATTTTTGGACGCCTTTACCTTGGCCGGGGAGAAGCGAATGATTGGCAACATCGCAGTTGAAGTGAACCCAAAACTTTTGCACGGCACTCTGGTTGGCTTTGAAAACCACTCCGGGAAAACTTATTTGGAAAAGGGCACCGAGCCTCTAGGAAAGGTTCTAATTGGCTCGGGAAACAACGGGGAAGATCGCCTCGAAGGAGCCTGGAAAAATAATACTTTTGGCTGCTACTTGCACGGTCCAGTTTTGCCCAAAAATCCTCGTTTTGCCGATCTTTTGCTTGAACGGGCCCTGCAAGGACGTTATGGTTCGGTTGAACTTGCTCCTTTAGACGACTCTGTTGAAACTTCTACCCACGACTCTGCCTTTCAAAGAACAAAACAAGTTTCGAAACTTTAA
- a CDS encoding L-threonylcarbamoyladenylate synthase translates to MDEAERFLEVLKSGGLVIFPTETVLGLGCRLGSPEGIRRLYTIKRRALNKPTSIVVKDLHQAQEYAQFDQSSEALAKKFWPGPLTLVLRAKKNSTKPIQGLSQTVGLRVPSHGLLLNVLQRLNEPILAPSANLAGESAPVRVAQVDSKLVGMVDYVVNENAWGEKPSTVLDLSNPKPSLLRQGSISLDQINLVLKEKGLG, encoded by the coding sequence ATGGACGAAGCCGAGCGGTTTTTGGAAGTACTTAAAAGTGGTGGTCTTGTCATTTTTCCGACCGAAACAGTTTTGGGTCTTGGCTGTCGTCTCGGTTCACCCGAAGGTATTAGACGGCTTTATACGATAAAAAGGCGAGCTCTAAACAAACCCACTTCAATTGTTGTGAAAGATTTGCATCAAGCTCAAGAATACGCGCAGTTCGATCAAAGCTCAGAGGCTCTGGCCAAGAAATTTTGGCCTGGACCGCTTACTCTGGTACTCCGAGCCAAGAAAAACAGCACTAAACCCATTCAGGGTCTCAGCCAAACAGTCGGTCTGAGAGTCCCTTCTCACGGACTTTTGCTCAACGTTTTACAAAGGCTAAACGAACCAATTCTAGCCCCTTCAGCCAACTTAGCCGGGGAGAGCGCCCCGGTGAGGGTAGCTCAGGTTGACAGTAAACTTGTAGGCATGGTAGACTACGTCGTTAATGAAAATGCTTGGGGTGAGAAACCTTCAACTGTGTTAGATTTGTCAAACCCAAAACCGAGTCTTCTTCGGCAGGGTAGCATCAGTTTAGACCAAATTAATCTAGTTCTAAAGGAGAAGGGCCTTGGGTAG
- the infC gene encoding translation initiation factor IF-3 — protein MGRYYRLNNNIQAKEVRLLDSAGKQLGVVGIEEARRQAQEQGLDLVEVAASAKPPVVKIIDFKKFKYEEAKRERQARKHTHETDTKEVWLGPLISTHDLETRLKRAKEFLAAGDRVKLNVRFSGREMAHPEFGHEVLKKSEESLVDFGIKDGTPKFFGRNLVLSFNPIKKH, from the coding sequence TTGGGTAGGTATTACCGCTTGAATAACAATATTCAAGCCAAAGAGGTGCGCCTTCTTGACTCTGCTGGCAAGCAGTTGGGAGTGGTCGGTATCGAAGAGGCACGTCGTCAGGCACAGGAACAGGGTCTTGATTTGGTCGAGGTCGCCGCCAGCGCTAAACCACCTGTCGTCAAGATCATTGATTTTAAAAAATTTAAATACGAGGAAGCCAAGAGAGAACGCCAGGCAAGGAAACACACCCACGAGACAGACACTAAGGAAGTTTGGCTCGGTCCTCTGATCAGCACTCACGACCTGGAAACAAGACTAAAGCGCGCTAAAGAGTTTTTGGCCGCCGGAGACAGAGTGAAGTTGAATGTTCGTTTCTCTGGTCGAGAAATGGCTCACCCAGAGTTTGGACACGAAGTTTTGAAAAAATCAGAAGAAAGTTTAGTCGATTTTGGGATTAAAGACGGCACACCGAAGTTTTTTGGCAGAAATTTGGTTTTGTCATTTAACCCGATAAAGAAGCATTAA
- a CDS encoding DUF5665 domain-containing protein has protein sequence MEKNLIKIEAEKDIVKIQYSPFQMAFNSFLSGLAWGVGSVLGATVIVTLIVFFVSKLDTAPIIGGYISNIIDSISSTPFK, from the coding sequence ATGGAAAAGAATTTGATCAAAATCGAAGCTGAAAAAGACATCGTCAAAATCCAGTACTCTCCATTTCAAATGGCGTTCAATAGTTTCCTTTCCGGACTGGCCTGGGGAGTTGGTAGTGTCCTCGGGGCAACCGTAATCGTCACCCTCATCGTTTTCTTTGTTAGTAAGCTCGATACTGCTCCAATTATCGGCGGTTACATTTCCAATATAATTGACTCTATTTCCTCTACCCCCTTTAAATAA
- a CDS encoding MurT ligase domain-containing protein produces MDLKLAGSILAAKALHSFLRTIGSGATAAPGLAALKLEPQALRKLAKNYSDIILISGTNGKTTTSRLISSILDEAKIKHIDNREGSNLARGLATSLAREESFWGRREASTAVFEVDEAALPLVVSELHPRVIVLGNLFRDQLDRYGEVNTIRSLWIKAVKNLDSSTTLVLNADDPALASLSQTKAKVLFYGVEDQNIDLGKAPHASDYLNCTNCGGELTYERIYLSHLGVYSCKNCGFKRPKLDLKISSIKLDGLAGSAFELESEGFRETLHSPLPGLYNLYNVLAAAACARALNLDLALVKKTLKQFQAAFGRTEKISVEGKKIFVSLVKNPTGFNEVLRTVFETTEKKIALVAINDLIADGRDVSWLWDVDFESLKGKLQKLVVSGLRASDMELRAKYAELENCLRIDSLETALAKTLSLAESGQTIFLFPTYTSMLKIKAYLAKKGYSPNFWEE; encoded by the coding sequence ATGGATCTCAAACTAGCTGGTTCAATTCTTGCCGCCAAGGCACTTCACAGCTTTCTACGCACCATTGGTAGCGGAGCCACTGCCGCTCCCGGCCTCGCTGCTCTGAAACTGGAGCCGCAAGCGCTGCGCAAACTAGCTAAAAATTACTCTGACATTATCCTTATTTCCGGCACCAACGGTAAAACTACCACTTCAAGATTGATCAGCTCCATTCTCGACGAAGCTAAAATCAAACATATTGACAACCGTGAGGGGTCAAACTTGGCCCGTGGCCTTGCTACCAGTTTGGCCAGAGAAGAAAGCTTCTGGGGCCGTAGAGAGGCTAGTACGGCTGTTTTTGAGGTCGACGAGGCTGCTCTGCCCCTCGTAGTTTCGGAGCTTCACCCCCGCGTCATCGTTTTGGGAAATCTTTTTCGGGATCAACTTGACCGCTATGGCGAGGTCAACACGATCCGTTCTCTTTGGATCAAAGCAGTCAAAAACCTTGATTCTTCAACAACTTTGGTTTTAAACGCTGACGATCCAGCGCTAGCAAGTCTTTCACAAACCAAAGCGAAAGTGCTTTTCTATGGAGTTGAAGATCAAAATATTGATTTGGGCAAAGCCCCACACGCCTCTGACTATTTAAATTGTACTAATTGCGGTGGCGAGCTTACCTACGAAAGAATTTATTTGTCCCACCTTGGAGTTTACTCTTGCAAAAACTGCGGTTTCAAAAGGCCCAAGCTGGATTTGAAAATCTCTTCAATCAAACTCGACGGTCTTGCAGGCTCAGCTTTTGAGCTTGAGAGTGAAGGTTTTAGGGAAACTCTGCACTCTCCCTTGCCTGGGCTCTACAATCTTTACAATGTTTTGGCCGCAGCAGCCTGTGCGCGAGCCTTGAATTTAGATTTAGCTTTAGTCAAAAAAACTTTGAAGCAGTTCCAAGCTGCCTTTGGCAGGACCGAAAAAATCTCTGTTGAAGGCAAAAAAATCTTTGTTTCTCTCGTAAAAAACCCGACCGGCTTCAACGAAGTACTGCGCACTGTTTTCGAGACCACAGAGAAAAAAATTGCCTTGGTGGCAATCAACGATCTTATCGCTGACGGGCGAGATGTTTCCTGGCTTTGGGATGTTGATTTTGAGTCTCTCAAAGGCAAATTGCAAAAGTTAGTTGTCAGTGGTCTCCGAGCTTCTGATATGGAACTGCGTGCCAAGTACGCTGAGCTTGAAAACTGCTTGCGAATTGATTCTCTTGAAACTGCCCTAGCGAAAACCCTGAGTCTGGCAGAAAGCGGGCAAACAATTTTTCTTTTTCCTACCTACACCTCGATGTTAAAGATCAAAGCTTATTTGGCAAAGAAAGGCTATTCTCCCAATTTTTGGGAGGAATAA
- the rpmI gene encoding 50S ribosomal protein L35 — MMANKVKTKKGAKKRFNLTATGKVMRRHGYSSHLKDSKNSARLRRQGEPAEVTGKDKISITRLLGK, encoded by the coding sequence ATGATGGCAAACAAAGTTAAAACAAAAAAAGGTGCGAAGAAACGCTTCAATCTCACTGCAACCGGAAAAGTGATGCGCAGGCACGGTTATTCTTCCCATCTTAAAGATTCGAAAAACAGTGCCAGACTACGCCGTCAAGGTGAGCCTGCTGAAGTAACTGGCAAAGACAAAATCAGCATAACCAGACTTTTGGGAAAATAA